The Streptomyces sp. cg36 genomic interval CTCCTTGACGTTCAGAGCTCAAGATGTGGACGGATTGTAGGGAGCGGAACACGATCAAAACAGGGCGCGGTTAGCGGAATTGACCTTCAGTTGCTACTCAGCAAATGATCGCGCCACGGAAAGGCCCCCGAAAGCAGTAATGGGGCAAAAGCATTGACGGCCGATGAACGATCTAGGGAATAATCTCCAAAAATGAAAAAGGCCCTGCTCAGCAGGGCCTGTACGAAAATCGATCAAGCGGCGGGTCAGGGCACCGCCGTGGCCGGTGTGGTCGGCCAGGACATGCGGATGACACCACCGGACTCGTCCGAAGTGACCTCCACGTCGTCGACGAGGCCGCTGATGACCGCGAGGCCCATACCGTCCTCCCCGCCGTCGTCCGGCTCGTCCTCGGGCCCCGCGCCCCGGCCGCCCGGCTCGGCCTTTGCGGAACCCGGGCCGGGCACCTCGTCACCGACCTCGATGGAGAACGACTTCTCCTCCTCGGTCAGCACGACGCGCACCGGCGCGGGAATCCCGTACGCGCGGTGCAGACCCACCGCACGGCTGCACGCCTCGCCGACGGCGAGCCTGACCTCGTCGAGGACCGCCTCGTCGACCCCGGCCCGACGTGCCACGGCGGCTGCCACCAGGCGGGCCGTCCGGACATGCTCGGGCTGGGCGCTGAAGCGGAGTTCAACGGTGGCCATGCGGATCCCCCTCGAACGTACGGGCGTGCTTTGCAGGGGCCCCGGGCCATGAAGAGCCCGGTGCCCCTGTCCTTCCTCCGGAGCCGTCAGTCAGTGGCCGCTACGGCTTCGTCGACCGAGCCGTGGATCGGGAACACCTTCGTCAGGCCGGTGATCCGGAAGATCTTCAGAATGCGCTCCTGGTTGCAGACGAGCCGCAGGGAGCCCTCGTGCGCACGGACCCGCTTGAGTCCGCCCACGAGCACGCCGAGGCCGGTGGAGTCGAGGAAGTCCACGCCCTCCATGTCGACAACCAGGTGGTAGCTGCCGTCGTTCACCAACTCGACCAACTGCTCGCGCAGCTTGGGCGCGGTATACACATCAATCTCGCCACCGACCTCGACGACCGTACGGTCGCCACCAGGGCCGGACACATTGCGAGTCGACAGGGACAGGTCCACGGATCCTCCAGCACCTTGCTATCGAGCGGCCGCCCCCTGAGTCTCCCCGGCGGAGCCAGAGAACGGATCGCCAGCCGCGATGGCATTCAATCACTTACCAGCAGCCATGCACGACGCCTTGGGACCATTGTCCGTCACGCCAGTGACACACTCGGTGCCGATGGCCAGGAATCACCGCCCCAGAACACCCGCCAAGGGCACGGGTGAACGACCCGACCCCGGCACGGTCCTGCACCGGCTCGCCTCGGGAGCGGACCGGGCTGCGCGCATCACTCATACGGAGCACTTGCCCCCGCGTGAGGGCCGCCATGCAGTCTGGCCGCACCGCATCCGCCCAGAAGTGATCAACGCCATTCAGCGGACCGGAGTGGAGCATCCCTGGGTCCACCAGGCGACCGCCGCCGAGCACGCCCTGGACGGCGAATCCGTCGTGATCGCCACCGGAACGGCCTCCGGCAAGTCGCTGGCCTATCTCGCCCCCGTCCTCAGCACCCTCCTGGACGGCTCCGAGGCCCCCAACGGACGCGGCGCCACCGCGCTGTACCTGGCCCCCACCAAGGCCCTCGCGGCCGACCAGCGCCGTTCCGTCAAAGCCCTGGCCACGCCCCTGGGCAACGCCGTCCGGCCCGCCGTCTACGACGGCGACACCCCGGTCGAGGAACGCGAATGGGTACGCCAGTACGCCAACTACGTCCTCACCAATCCCGACATGCTGCACCGGGGCATACTCCCGTCCCACCCCAAGTGGTCCTCCTTCCTGCGCGCCCTGCGCTATGTCGTCATCGACGA includes:
- a CDS encoding ATP-binding protein, producing the protein MATVELRFSAQPEHVRTARLVAAAVARRAGVDEAVLDEVRLAVGEACSRAVGLHRAYGIPAPVRVVLTEEEKSFSIEVGDEVPGPGSAKAEPGGRGAGPEDEPDDGGEDGMGLAVISGLVDDVEVTSDESGGVIRMSWPTTPATAVP
- a CDS encoding STAS domain-containing protein; protein product: MDLSLSTRNVSGPGGDRTVVEVGGEIDVYTAPKLREQLVELVNDGSYHLVVDMEGVDFLDSTGLGVLVGGLKRVRAHEGSLRLVCNQERILKIFRITGLTKVFPIHGSVDEAVAATD